The following are encoded in a window of Burkholderia ambifaria AMMD genomic DNA:
- the traJ gene encoding conjugal transfer transcriptional regulator TraJ: MENDEKEHGRRRRQHLRVPVFPEEKDEIEANAKRAGVSVARYLRDVGQGYQIKGVMDYQHVRELVRVNGDLGRLGGLLKLWLTDDVRTLQFGEATILALLGRIEATQDEMSRIMKAVVQPRAEP, from the coding sequence ATGGAGAACGACGAAAAGGAACACGGCCGCCGGCGGCGGCAGCACCTGCGGGTGCCGGTGTTCCCCGAAGAGAAAGACGAGATCGAGGCGAACGCCAAGAGGGCGGGCGTCAGCGTGGCGCGCTATCTGCGCGACGTGGGCCAGGGCTACCAGATCAAGGGCGTCATGGACTACCAGCACGTGCGCGAGCTGGTGCGCGTCAACGGCGACCTTGGCCGCCTTGGCGGCCTGCTCAAGCTCTGGCTGACCGATGACGTGCGAACGCTCCAGTTCGGCGAGGCGACCATCCTGGCCCTGCTGGGCCGGATCGAGGCCACCCAGGACGAAATGAGCCGGATCATGAAGGCCGTGGTTCAGCCGAGGGCCGAGCCTTGA
- the traI gene encoding TraI/MobA(P) family conjugative relaxase, with translation MIAKHVPMRSLGKSDFAGLANYITDAQSKDHRLGHVQATNCEAGSIQDAITEVLATQHTNTRAKGDKTYHLIVSFRAGEQPSADTLRAIEERICVGLGYGEHQRISAVHNDTDNLHIHIAINKIHPTRHTMHEPYYPHRALAELCTALERDYGLERDNHEPRKRGAEGRAADMERHAGVESLVGWVKRECLDEIKGAQSWQELHQVMRDNGMELRVRANGLVFEAGDGTMVKASTVARDLSKPSLEARLGPFEASPERQAQTTAKRQYRKDPIRLRVNTVELYAKYKAEQQNLTTARAQALERARHRKDRLIEAAKRSNRLRRATIKVVGEGRANKKLLYAQASKALRSEIQAINKQFQQERTALYAEHRRRTWADWLKKEAQHGGADALAALRAREAAQGLKGNTIRGEGQAKPGHAPAVDNITKKGTIIFRAGMSAVRDDGDRLQVSREATREGLQEALRLAMQRYGNRITVNGTVEFKAQMIRAAVDSQLPITFTDPALESRRQALLNKENTHERTERPEHRGRTGRGAGGPGQRPAADQHATGAAAVARAGDGRPAAGRGDRADAGLHAATVHRKPDVGRLGRKPPPQSQHRLRALSELGVVRIAGGSEVLLPRDVPRHVEQQGTQPDHALRRGISRPGTGVGQTPPGVAAADKYIAEREAKRLKGFDIPKHSRYTAGDGALTFQGTRTIEGQALALLKRGDEVMVMPIDQATARRLTRIAVGDAVSITAKGSIKTSKGRSR, from the coding sequence ATGATCGCCAAGCACGTGCCGATGCGCTCGCTTGGCAAGAGCGACTTCGCGGGCCTGGCGAACTACATCACCGACGCCCAAAGCAAAGACCACCGGCTGGGCCACGTGCAGGCGACGAACTGCGAAGCCGGTTCCATCCAGGACGCCATCACGGAGGTGCTGGCGACCCAGCACACGAACACCCGCGCGAAGGGCGACAAGACCTACCACCTGATCGTCAGCTTCCGGGCCGGCGAGCAGCCCAGCGCCGACACCTTGCGCGCGATTGAGGAACGCATCTGCGTCGGGCTGGGTTATGGCGAGCATCAGCGAATCAGTGCCGTCCACAACGACACCGACAACCTGCACATCCACATCGCCATCAACAAGATTCACCCGACGCGGCACACGATGCACGAGCCGTACTACCCGCACCGGGCGCTGGCGGAACTCTGCACGGCCCTGGAGCGCGACTACGGCCTGGAGCGCGACAACCACGAGCCGCGCAAGCGCGGCGCGGAGGGCCGGGCCGCCGACATGGAGCGGCATGCCGGCGTTGAAAGCCTGGTCGGCTGGGTCAAGCGCGAGTGCCTGGACGAGATCAAGGGCGCGCAGTCCTGGCAGGAACTGCACCAGGTCATGCGCGACAACGGAATGGAGCTGCGCGTCCGCGCCAATGGCCTCGTGTTCGAGGCCGGCGACGGAACGATGGTGAAGGCGAGCACAGTAGCCCGCGACCTTTCCAAGCCGAGCCTGGAGGCGCGGCTTGGCCCGTTCGAGGCTTCGCCCGAACGGCAGGCGCAAACCACCGCGAAGCGGCAGTACCGCAAAGACCCCATCCGCCTTCGCGTCAACACCGTGGAGCTGTACGCGAAGTACAAGGCCGAGCAGCAGAACTTGACCACGGCGCGCGCCCAGGCCCTGGAGCGCGCCCGGCATCGCAAGGATCGGCTGATCGAGGCGGCCAAGAGGTCGAACCGCCTGCGCCGCGCCACGATTAAGGTGGTCGGCGAGGGCCGCGCGAACAAGAAGCTGCTGTACGCCCAGGCGAGCAAGGCCCTGCGCAGCGAAATCCAGGCGATCAACAAGCAGTTCCAGCAGGAGCGCACGGCCCTCTACGCCGAGCACCGCCGGCGCACGTGGGCCGACTGGCTCAAGAAGGAGGCGCAGCACGGCGGCGCCGACGCCCTGGCCGCCCTGCGCGCCCGCGAGGCGGCCCAGGGCCTCAAGGGCAACACCATCCGGGGCGAGGGCCAGGCGAAGCCCGGCCACGCGCCGGCGGTGGACAACATCACGAAGAAGGGGACGATCATCTTCCGCGCCGGCATGAGCGCCGTGCGCGATGACGGTGACCGCCTGCAAGTCTCCCGCGAGGCCACGCGCGAAGGGCTGCAAGAAGCCCTGCGCCTGGCGATGCAACGCTACGGCAACCGCATCACCGTCAACGGCACGGTGGAGTTCAAGGCGCAGATGATCCGCGCCGCCGTCGATTCCCAGCTACCCATCACCTTCACCGATCCGGCTCTTGAGAGCCGGCGGCAGGCGCTTTTGAACAAGGAGAACACCCATGAGCGAACCGAAAGACCAGAGCATCGAGGACGAACTGGACGCGGCGCTGGCGGCCCTGGACAGCGGCCCGCTGCCGACCAGCACGCTACCGGAGCCGCAGCCGTCGCCCGAGCAGGCGACGGCCGGCCAGCCGCCGGCCGAGGCGACCGCGCCGACGCCGGCCTTCACGCCGCCACCGTCCACCGGAAGCCCGACGTTGGACGCCTTGGAAGAAAACCGCCGCCCCAAAGCCAGCACCGTTTGCGAGCACTGTCCGAACTCGGTGTGGTTCGCATCGCCGGCGGAAGTGAAGTGCTATTGCCGCGTGATGTTCCTCGTCACGTGGAGCAGCAAGGAACCCAACCAGATCACGCACTGCGACGGGGAATTTCTCGGCCAGGAACAGGAGTAGGCCAGACGCCGCCGGGCGTCGCCGCCGCCGACAAGTACATCGCCGAACGCGAGGCAAAGCGCCTAAAAGGTTTCGATATACCGAAGCATTCCCGATATACTGCCGGTGATGGTGCGCTCACGTTCCAGGGCACCAGGACTATCGAGGGCCAGGCGCTGGCCCTCTTGAAACGAGGTGATGAGGTCATGGTTATGCCCATCGACCAGGCCACGGCCCGGCGCTTGACGCGCATCGCGGTCGGCGATGCCGTCTCGATCACCGCGAAAGGCTCCATCAAAACGTCGAAAGGAAGGAGTAGATGA
- a CDS encoding ArsA-related P-loop ATPase, translating into MAKIHMVLQGKGGVGKSMIAATIAQYKAGKGQKPLCIDTDPVNATFEGYKALNVRRLNIMDGDEINTRNFDALVEMIASAEGDVIIDNGASSFVPLSHYLISNQVPALLQDMGHELVVHTVVTGGQALVDTVSGFAQLASQFPAECLFVVWLNPYWGPIEHEGKGFEQLKAYTANKGRVSAIIQIPALKEETYGRDFAEMLQDRRTFDEALADSALTIMTRQRLKIVKTQLFAQLENAAVL; encoded by the coding sequence ATGGCGAAAATTCACATGGTTCTGCAAGGCAAGGGCGGCGTCGGCAAGTCGATGATCGCGGCCACCATCGCGCAGTACAAAGCCGGCAAGGGACAGAAGCCGCTTTGCATCGACACCGATCCGGTGAACGCGACGTTCGAGGGCTACAAAGCCCTCAACGTGCGCCGGCTCAACATCATGGACGGCGACGAGATCAACACCCGGAATTTCGACGCCCTGGTCGAGATGATCGCGTCGGCCGAGGGCGACGTCATCATCGACAACGGGGCCAGCTCGTTCGTGCCGCTGTCGCACTACCTCATCAGCAACCAGGTGCCGGCGCTGCTCCAGGACATGGGCCACGAACTCGTGGTGCATACGGTCGTCACCGGCGGCCAGGCCCTGGTGGACACGGTGAGCGGCTTCGCCCAGCTCGCCAGCCAGTTCCCGGCCGAATGCCTGTTCGTGGTCTGGCTGAACCCGTATTGGGGGCCAATCGAGCACGAGGGCAAGGGGTTCGAGCAGTTGAAGGCGTACACGGCCAACAAGGGCCGTGTGTCCGCCATCATCCAGATTCCGGCGCTGAAAGAGGAAACCTACGGCCGCGACTTCGCCGAAATGCTCCAGGATCGGCGCACCTTCGATGAGGCCCTGGCCGATTCGGCGCTCACGATCATGACGCGGCAGCGGCTCAAGATCGTGAAAACCCAGCTCTTCGCCCAGCTCGAAAACGCGGCGGTGCTCTGA
- the traF gene encoding conjugative transfer signal peptidase TraF, with translation MSRILKRIAAGVVIAGVAALLLAAGGYAAGARVNTTKSIPVGLYWTSSAPVEKGAYVLFCPPQLGVFDDAKERGYIGAGFCQGGYGYMMKRVLAAKDDAVAVADDGVRVNGELLPLSAPIKADKAGRPLPRYQSNSYTLGNSEVLLMSDVSATSFDGRYFGPINRSQIKTVIRPVITW, from the coding sequence ATGAGCCGCATCCTGAAACGCATCGCGGCAGGCGTCGTCATCGCGGGCGTGGCCGCCCTGCTGCTGGCCGCCGGCGGCTATGCCGCCGGTGCCCGCGTGAACACCACCAAGAGCATTCCGGTCGGCCTGTACTGGACGAGCAGCGCGCCGGTGGAGAAGGGGGCCTACGTCCTCTTCTGCCCGCCGCAGCTCGGCGTGTTCGATGACGCCAAGGAGAGGGGCTACATCGGGGCCGGCTTCTGCCAGGGCGGCTACGGCTACATGATGAAGCGCGTTTTAGCCGCTAAAGACGATGCCGTCGCCGTCGCCGATGACGGCGTGCGCGTCAACGGCGAGCTGCTGCCCCTCAGCGCGCCGATCAAGGCCGACAAGGCCGGTCGGCCGCTGCCGCGCTATCAGTCCAACAGCTACACGCTCGGCAATTCCGAGGTGCTGCTTATGTCGGACGTGAGCGCCACATCCTTCGACGGCCGCTACTTCGGCCCGATCAATCGTTCGCAAATCAAGACCGTGATCCGTCCGGTCATCACCTGGTAG
- a CDS encoding conjugal transfer protein TraM, with product MAADDKIEELIREIAAKHGIAVGRDDPILILQTINMKLMQDSASAQQEILDAFKSELESIAHRWGDDAKGKAERTLNAALAASKDAMTRGMQEGAKAAAEAVRREVEAVTAQLVAPIREARRVAMMNMVAAGMAVVAAGLALWASL from the coding sequence ATGGCGGCCGACGACAAGATCGAGGAGCTGATACGGGAGATCGCGGCCAAGCACGGCATCGCCGTGGGCCGCGACGATCCGATCTTGATCCTCCAGACCATCAACATGAAGCTGATGCAGGACAGCGCATCGGCCCAGCAGGAAATCTTGGACGCCTTCAAGTCGGAACTGGAGTCCATCGCCCACCGATGGGGTGATGACGCCAAGGGAAAGGCGGAAAGGACGCTCAACGCGGCGTTGGCGGCCAGCAAGGACGCCATGACGCGGGGAATGCAGGAGGGCGCGAAGGCGGCCGCCGAGGCCGTGCGGCGTGAGGTTGAGGCGGTGACGGCGCAGCTCGTCGCGCCGATCCGCGAGGCGCGGCGCGTCGCCATGATGAACATGGTCGCGGCCGGCATGGCGGTCGTGGCCGCCGGCCTGGCCCTGTGGGCCTCGCTGTAG
- a CDS encoding TraK family protein — translation MPKTYPEELAEWVKGREAKKPRQDKHVVAFLAVKSDVQAALDAGYAMKTIWEHMKETGRLRCRYETFTQHVKRYIKAAPVASPPPPATPPDSQPKGAKPEPKAAPPASESKSEPPKIGGFTFDATPKKEDLL, via the coding sequence ATGCCAAAGACCTACCCCGAAGAGCTGGCTGAATGGGTGAAGGGACGGGAAGCCAAGAAGCCGCGCCAGGACAAGCACGTGGTCGCGTTCCTGGCCGTCAAGAGCGACGTTCAAGCGGCGCTCGATGCGGGCTATGCGATGAAAACGATCTGGGAGCACATGAAGGAAACCGGCCGGCTGCGCTGTCGGTACGAAACCTTCACCCAGCACGTGAAGCGGTACATCAAGGCCGCGCCGGTAGCTTCCCCGCCGCCTCCCGCCACTCCCCCGGACAGCCAGCCCAAGGGCGCGAAGCCCGAGCCGAAGGCCGCCCCGCCGGCCTCGGAATCCAAGAGTGAGCCGCCCAAGATCGGCGGCTTCACGTTTGATGCGACTCCAAAGAAAGAGGATTTACTGTAA
- a CDS encoding type IV secretory system conjugative DNA transfer family protein: protein MKIKMNNAVGPQVRTAKPKPSKLLPVLGAASMVGGLQAATQFFAHTFAYHATLGPNVGHVYAPWSILHWTYKWYSQYPDEIMKAGSMGMLVSTVGLLGVAVAKVVTSNSSKASEYLHGSARWAEKKDIQAAGLLPRERNVLEIVTGKAAPTATGVYVGGWQDKDGNFFYLRHSGPEHVLTYAPTRSGKGVGLVVPTLLSWGASSVITDLKGELWALTAGWRQKHAKNKVLRFEPASTSGGVCWNPLDEIRLGTEYEVGDVQNLATLIVDPDGKGLDSHWQKTAFALLVGVILHALYKAKDDGGTATLPSVDAMLADPNRDIGELWMEMATYGHVDGQNHHAIGSAARDMMDRPEEEAGSVLSTAKSYLALYRDPVVARNVSRSDFRIKQLMHEDDPVSLYIVTQPNDKARLRPLVRVMVNMIVRLLADKMDFEGGRPVAHYKHRLLMMLDEFPSLGKLEIMQESLAFVAGYGIKCYLICQDINQLKSRETGYGHDESITSNCHVQNAYPPNRVETAEHLSRLTGQTTVVKEQITTSGRRTAAMLGQVSRTYQEVQRPLLTPDECLRMPGPKKNAQGEIEEAGDMVIYVAGYPAIYGKQPLYFKDPVFSARAAIPAPKVSDRLRAVAQAETEGEGITI, encoded by the coding sequence ATGAAGATCAAGATGAACAACGCGGTAGGGCCGCAAGTCCGAACCGCCAAACCGAAGCCGAGCAAGCTGCTGCCGGTGCTGGGCGCGGCCTCGATGGTCGGCGGCCTCCAGGCCGCGACGCAGTTCTTCGCCCACACGTTCGCCTATCACGCGACCCTCGGCCCCAACGTGGGCCACGTGTACGCGCCCTGGTCGATCCTGCACTGGACGTACAAGTGGTACAGCCAGTACCCGGACGAGATCATGAAGGCCGGCAGCATGGGGATGCTGGTTTCGACCGTGGGCCTGCTGGGCGTGGCCGTGGCGAAGGTCGTCACGTCCAACAGCTCGAAGGCGAGCGAGTACCTGCACGGCTCGGCCCGCTGGGCCGAGAAGAAGGACATTCAGGCGGCCGGCCTGCTGCCACGCGAGCGCAACGTCCTGGAGATCGTCACCGGCAAGGCCGCACCCACGGCTACCGGCGTGTACGTGGGCGGCTGGCAGGACAAGGACGGCAATTTCTTCTACCTGCGGCACAGCGGCCCCGAGCACGTGCTGACCTACGCGCCCACGCGCTCGGGCAAGGGCGTCGGCCTGGTGGTGCCCACGCTGCTGTCGTGGGGCGCGAGCAGCGTCATCACCGACTTGAAGGGCGAGTTGTGGGCCTTGACCGCCGGCTGGCGGCAGAAGCACGCCAAGAACAAGGTGCTGCGCTTCGAGCCGGCCAGCACCTCGGGCGGCGTCTGCTGGAATCCGCTGGACGAAATCCGCCTCGGCACCGAATACGAGGTGGGTGACGTGCAGAACCTTGCCACGCTGATCGTTGACCCGGACGGCAAGGGCCTGGACTCGCACTGGCAGAAGACCGCCTTCGCGCTCCTGGTCGGCGTGATCCTGCACGCGCTGTACAAGGCCAAGGACGATGGCGGCACCGCCACGCTGCCGTCCGTCGATGCGATGCTGGCCGACCCGAACCGGGACATTGGCGAGCTTTGGATGGAAATGGCGACCTACGGGCACGTAGACGGCCAGAACCATCACGCCATCGGCTCGGCGGCCCGCGACATGATGGATCGGCCCGAGGAAGAAGCCGGATCGGTGCTGTCCACGGCCAAGTCGTACCTGGCCCTGTACCGCGACCCCGTGGTGGCCCGCAACGTCAGCCGGTCGGACTTCCGCATCAAGCAGTTGATGCACGAGGACGACCCGGTAAGCCTCTACATCGTCACCCAGCCCAACGATAAGGCCCGCCTGCGGCCGCTGGTGCGCGTCATGGTGAACATGATCGTGCGCCTGCTGGCCGACAAGATGGACTTCGAGGGCGGCCGGCCGGTGGCGCACTACAAGCACCGGCTCTTGATGATGCTGGACGAGTTCCCGAGCCTCGGGAAGCTGGAGATCATGCAAGAGTCGCTGGCCTTCGTGGCCGGCTACGGCATCAAGTGCTACCTCATCTGCCAGGACATTAACCAGCTCAAGAGCCGCGAGACGGGCTACGGCCACGACGAAAGCATCACGTCGAACTGCCACGTGCAGAACGCCTACCCGCCCAACCGCGTCGAGACGGCCGAACACCTGTCCCGCCTCACCGGGCAGACCACCGTGGTGAAGGAGCAGATCACGACCAGCGGCCGCCGCACGGCGGCGATGCTGGGCCAGGTGTCGCGCACTTACCAGGAAGTGCAGCGGCCCTTGCTGACGCCCGACGAATGCCTGCGCATGCCGGGGCCAAAGAAGAACGCCCAGGGCGAGATCGAAGAAGCCGGCGACATGGTGATCTACGTCGCGGGCTACCCGGCGATCTACGGCAAGCAACCCCTGTACTTCAAAGACCCAGTGTTCTCGGCACGCGCCGCGATCCCTGCGCCCAAGGTCAGCGACCGCCTGCGCGCCGTCGCACAGGCCGAGACGGAAGGGGAGGGCATCACGATATGA